The following is a genomic window from Rhodomicrobium lacus.
AGTTTGTGAAACGGATGCAGATCGTGATAACGGCGCGCGCCGATTTCGCGCAGGAGAACTTCGAGGCCCTCCGGCGACAACCCGCCCGCAGGCACGGTCGTGTCGAGATCGGCGGCCGGGCTGGCCGACACGTTATCCGCCGCGCTCATTGTTCCAGTAGCCACGCTGTTTGATGCCTCGTCCAGTCTCCGCCGAATCGCGTCGCGATAGGGCGCCGCCCGTGCGGGCGGGGGCTACTGGGACAAACCATTGCGAGCGAGTTGGTGCCATCCTGGCGGCACGCTCAGCTGGCGCGGACCGGCCGTGTTCAGGCGAGCGCGAAGAAACGCGACGCGTTTCTGAAATCGTCGAAACGGTGCTTGAGGCGCTCGGCGGCTTCGTAATCCTCGCCCCATTGCGCGGCCTGCCACGCGTCGTCGATATGCGCCGCAGCCCAGGTTGCGCCCGTATCGAGGAATCCGTCCACATGGGCGAGCGACAGAAGTGCGGAACCGGTCAGCGTCGTCATCATGTGAAGCGCGGCGAGCCGGAACGGCCCGAAGGCGGTCAGGGCGTTACGAATAGCGTCGATCGAGGCAGGCGGCTGCGCAATATGGCCGACGCCCGTGGTCACCTCGAAAGTCGCGTCGTAGGTGTCGCGGATGAAGGCGAGCACCGGGTCCCAAGTCTCCGCCTGCCGCGCGGCGAGTTCGACTGGAAACGGCGCGCGATAGCAGAGAAGGTCGCTTGCCGCGAAGGACACGATGTCTCCGACAACCTCGCCTTCGCGCGGCGCGACGGCATCAGCGGCGCTGTTGGCAAGCCGCGTGTAGAAAAGCCTGTGCGGCGCGATGGTTTCGCCTTGCCCGTTCCATTCTTCGGCGATGGCTTCGGCAAGCGCGCGCGTGGGGACAGCGAGCGGGCGACCGGCCGGGGTCTTTACGGCGCGCCCGTCGAGATGGATCTGGAACGAGCCGTTGTCCTGTTCGGCTACGGTGGCGGCCTTGTAGAAGCGTTTGAGGGTCTTTTTGTCAGATGCGGTCATCGTTCGTCCGTCAGAGTTTGTTGCGGCGCGCCGCGCGCCAGATGCGCCAGAGCCGGCCGAGCGGGTTGAGCGCGACCCTGTCGCGCAAGGGTTGAAAGTCCGGCGCCGCCATCACCTGAAGATAGGGGGCGACAAGCGTCAGGGGAAGAAAGGCCGCGCGAGCGTCCGGCGCGATGTTCGCCTGCATGTCTCGGAAACGCTGAAGCGCTGCTGCCGCCTCGTCTCGCAACTCTGCAAGCGCGGCCTGAAGCGCGCCGCTGTCCTCGCCGCGTCCCATGGCCTCGAAATCGACGCCCTTCTCTTCGAGAAGCGCAAGCGGCAGAGGGAGGCGTCCGCGCGCGACGGAGTCGGGGAGGCCGCGAAGCGTTTCGACGATGCCCAACGCGAGTCCGGCTTCGCGGGCAGCGCCTTTCGCGGCTTCGCTGCGGTCGCCGAGCGCTGCGGAGGCGAGTTCGAACAGCGCGCCCTGCGAATCGTCGATAAGCGCCGCAAATTCCGCATTGTCGGCGGGGCTGTCGCCAAAAAGCTCGGGCACGTGCTCGTCCACCATCGCAAGGAGGCGCTCGCGCGGGAGATCATGCGCCATGATCGCGGCGTTCAGCGCGTCGGCGAGAGGATTGCCGGTCTTTTCGTTCGCCTCGCCGCTTTCGATCGCATCGTGCCACCATTTAAGGCGGATCTGTCCCGCCAGAGGTTCGCGCGCGACCGCAAGGACGTGATTCAGTTCGGAGTCGAAGGCATGGAGCGCGAAAAGAGCCGGGCGGGCGGCTTCGGGCGCGAACATAGCGGCCCAATAGCGGTCGCGGTCGCGCGAGCGGACGAGATCCGCCGCGCTTCGCCCGTCGTCGCGCGTGTCGGCGGCGGGCGACATGCGGTCAGCCTCGCGAGACCGGAAGCAGCGCGGCGGTAAAGCGGCGGCGCTCGGCGATGAGCACGTTGTAGGTGCGGCAGGCAGCGGCGGTGTCCATCGTTTCGAGGCCGAGGCCGCGTTTTTCGATCTGCCGCGCGAAGGCGGGCGAGACAAAACGCAAGTTTGCGCCGGTGCCGTAGAGCAGGAAATCGCCGGGCGTTTCGCGCGTATCGAGAAAGCCGAGAATGTCGGTTTCCCGCGTGTCTTCGGTCGCTGCGGCCCACGCGAAGACTTCGGCGGCCGAGATGAGGAACGCCGTATCGCGGATCTTACCCGCGAATTGCAGCGCGCCACCCGGCGTCAAGGAGACGGGTGCGCGCGGGCCAAGGCGTGTCAGGGAACCGCTCATTGGCCGCGCTCCCGTCAGCGGCGCTTGCCGCGCCCGGCTTTGCGACCGGCGGGTGGACGGTAACCGGATGGCTTTGAAGCGACGCGCGCGGGAGCCGGCGTTTCGACTTCGGGCGCATCCGTCGATTCGAAGGCGGCGGCGTCGCTCGACTCAACGGCTGGCCGATCTTCGGCAGGAGCGGCTGCCGGCCTGGCCGGCTTCGCGGCGGGGGCGCCTGGCTTCGCAGATGCCTTCTCCACGCCGCTCCAGTCGCGCTTGACGCCGATGAGGATGAGGAACGGCGCTGCGATGTAAACGGATGAATAGGTGCCGATCAGCGTGCCGAAGATCATGGCGAAGGTGAAGCCGCGGATAACCTCGCCGCCAAAGATATAAAGCGGGATCAGCGCCATGAGCACTGTCGCCACGGTCATGATCGTGCGCGACATCGTCTCGTTCACCGACAGGTCGAGCAACTGCCGCAGCGGCATCTTCTTGTAGCGGCGCAGGTTCTCGCGGATACGGTCGTAAATGACGACGGTATCGTTGATCGAATAGCCGAGGATGGTGAGAAGCGCCGCCACGATGGTGAGGTCGAAGTCGAGTTCGAACAGCGACCATAGCCCGATTGTGAGCATGACGTCATGCACCAGAGCTATGACTGCG
Proteins encoded in this region:
- a CDS encoding phytoene/squalene synthase family protein, with the protein product MSPAADTRDDGRSAADLVRSRDRDRYWAAMFAPEAARPALFALHAFDSELNHVLAVAREPLAGQIRLKWWHDAIESGEANEKTGNPLADALNAAIMAHDLPRERLLAMVDEHVPELFGDSPADNAEFAALIDDSQGALFELASAALGDRSEAAKGAAREAGLALGIVETLRGLPDSVARGRLPLPLALLEEKGVDFEAMGRGEDSGALQAALAELRDEAAAALQRFRDMQANIAPDARAAFLPLTLVAPYLQVMAAPDFQPLRDRVALNPLGRLWRIWRAARRNKL
- the secF gene encoding protein translocase subunit SecF; the encoded protein is MLLKPLFRLPQKTNFHFVKYFRLCFALSIIGIVGTVVLLFTHGLNFGIDFKGGTLMQVQTPTAAEAAKLRTTLTHLGVGEIQIQNFGKADELLIRFPEQEGGPEAQKVAADKVLAALPEGTKELRREQVGSTVSQELINSAIWALVLTNLGIFAYVWFRFEWQFALGAVIALVHDVMLTIGLWSLFELDFDLTIVAALLTILGYSINDTVVIYDRIRENLRRYKKMPLRQLLDLSVNETMSRTIMTVATVLMALIPLYIFGGEVIRGFTFAMIFGTLIGTYSSVYIAAPFLILIGVKRDWSGVEKASAKPGAPAAKPARPAAAPAEDRPAVESSDAAAFESTDAPEVETPAPARVASKPSGYRPPAGRKAGRGKRR
- a CDS encoding Mth938-like domain-containing protein codes for the protein MSGSLTRLGPRAPVSLTPGGALQFAGKIRDTAFLISAAEVFAWAAATEDTRETDILGFLDTRETPGDFLLYGTGANLRFVSPAFARQIEKRGLGLETMDTAAACRTYNVLIAERRRFTAALLPVSRG
- a CDS encoding ATP12 family chaperone protein; the protein is MTASDKKTLKRFYKAATVAEQDNGSFQIHLDGRAVKTPAGRPLAVPTRALAEAIAEEWNGQGETIAPHRLFYTRLANSAADAVAPREGEVVGDIVSFAASDLLCYRAPFPVELAARQAETWDPVLAFIRDTYDATFEVTTGVGHIAQPPASIDAIRNALTAFGPFRLAALHMMTTLTGSALLSLAHVDGFLDTGATWAAAHIDDAWQAAQWGEDYEAAERLKHRFDDFRNASRFFALA